From one Solanum lycopersicum chromosome 12, SLM_r2.1 genomic stretch:
- the LOC138340410 gene encoding uncharacterized protein — MPTRRTNAKNVNARNANAAPPVTNQKVSNDEFTNAIHLLAQSMTNQNNRVHAHVNENCGLVATRVSGFSRMNPLEFLGSQANEDPQIFLDKIKKIFEVMQVTGYDWVELALCQWKDVSHMWYDQKGIISGPKSHGNVSGTKAYPTCPKCGYNHPGECVTGKEGCFGYGQSSHKLRDCPSRQGQGGGNGKAHSTT, encoded by the exons atgcctaCTCGTAGAACTAATGCTAAGAATGTGAACGCCAGGAATGCAAACGCAGCTCCTCCAGTCACAAATCAAAAAGTCTCTAATGATGAGTTCACAAATGCCATACATTTattggctcagagtatgactaACCAAAACAATCGGGTTCATGCTCATGTGAATGAAAATTGTGGATTAGTAGCAACAAGGGTCAGTGGCTTTTctaggatgaatcctcttgAGTTCCTAGGATCGCAAGCTAACGAGGATCCTCAAATTTTCTTGGATaagatcaagaagatctttgaggtaatgcaagtcaCTGGGTATGATTGGGTTGAGTTAGCATTATGCCAGTGGAAGGATGTTTCTCATATGTG GTATGACCAGAAGGGTATAATATCAGGCCCTAAATCTCATGGAAATGTTTCAGGCACCAAGGCTTATCCCACTTGCCCTAAGTGTGGTTATAACCATCCAGGCGAGTGTGTTACAGGAAAAGAGGGATGTTTTGGGTATGGTCAGTCTAGTCACAagttgagggattgtccttctagacaaGGTCAAGGAGGTGGTAATGGTAAAGCTCATTCTACAACTTAA